CACCGCCGCAGAGAGCACACCTACCGCGTCGCGCGACTCGGTGAGGTGGTGCACCACCTCCACTTCGTGACGCGTCGCCTTGGAGAGGTCGTTCACGGCGCTCGCCTCCTCAAACTGGCGCCGGTGCCAGGCGGCGATGGTGGCGTGCGCTTGCTCTGCGGAGAGGTCGGGAAGCCATCGTCCCTCGAGCGCTTCGTGCGCGATGACGTCGTGCACGATCGCGCCGGCGGGCGACTCGATAAAGACGACGTCCTTCAGGAACGCGTAGAGCTCGCCGGTTGCAGCAAGATCGTGCGCGAGATCGTGCGGGGCTCCCATGCGGCAGAGTGCCAGCCGCGCGACGGCGCCGCGAAGCGCATCGTTGGAGACGGCGCACCGAACGAGCTCGGGCGGGCTCCACCGCCGCTCCGCGAGATCGCGGGCGCGGGCGCCGTTTGCCACGCATGCCGCCGCGAGGCGAAGCTCGAGAGGGGAATAGCGGGCTAGCCGCGTGGCGTCCTGCTCCATGAGGGCGGCGGCAGCGGCTTCCAGCGCCTTGTTCGACCATGCACGCTCGAGCACCTGGCGAGGGAGCGATGTAGGCTGCACGGAGACGACCGCGTGTGAGGGAACGAAGCTGCCGTGAGTCTGCTCTCCCGCGACGACCCGGAGCTTGTCCGCCGAGAGGATGGCGTGGCTCAGCTCGTGAGCGCAGCTCGCGAACACGCCTCGTCCGAGGGTGGTGCCGGGCGACCGAGGCTCGTCGAACAACACCACCGGCGCGGCGAGCACGAGCTCGCTCGTTACCCGCTCGAGCTTGGCGCGCCAGCCCACGCCGGCGTCGCGGACGAGATGGAGAAGATCGGGCGAGGTGATCGAGAGCTGGGACGCGAGGTCGATCAGCGCGGAGAAGGGAGCGTCCTCGTCGTGAGAGAACCCAAGTCGGACAAAGGGCCGGCCGCGCTTCGTGAGGCCGACGCCGACCGCGTCCAAGGTGGACGACTTGCCCGAGCCCTGACGACCGACGATGGAAAAGCGGCGCTGGTGGCCCTCGAGCCCAGCGAGCACGACCTTCGCCGCAGCCTCAGGCGTGAGCGCTTCCATGCGGTGGTCATAGCAGGCGGATGGAAATCGGGCCATTGCGGAAGGTTCTCGCCCCGTAGCAAGCTGACGGCGCTGCAGCGCGACCTGCTCGCGCGGGAGATTGCGGCCAACAAGATCAGCGCGCTCCTCGGCCGTGCGGAGATCAAGGACCTCGTCGATCTCCGGGACAGTACGCCTCGGTCCTGCGGTGCGGAGTGCGAGCTTTTCGCTGCGGTCTAGGTGCCTCGTCGCAACGAACCTCATCGCGCGAGCCCTCTCCCCTCGCGCTGCGTAGTGGCGCCCGCGAGCCCCTCTCCCACGAGGGGAGAGGGGCCCTGGTGTTGGCTATCGAGTGAGCGCGGTGAGTAGGGCGAGCAGCCTCTCGCCGATGAGGACGCATTGCTCGGCGGCCGCGGAGGTGGTGTCTCCGGCGTGGGCAGCGATCTCGACCGCGGCGATGGCCTCGACCGCTTCACCTCGAGCGATGGCGAACACGCGAGCTTTGTCGGCGCGCGAGACGCGGCCCGCGGCCTCCGCGCAGTTGAGGCAGGTGCCCTTCGCCGCACGGACCGCCTCGTCCCGGAGCTTGGCGTCGCGGATGTTGGCGGCCTTGACGGCCAGGAGGAGCTCGACGGACACGCCGTACGCAATGAGCCGGTGGTGCGGAAGCGTTGCAGCGCGAGGATTGGGTTTTTGGGTCATGCCCCCGGTCGCGCAGGAGTCGTGACAGCGCCCGAGCCGCGTACCGTCCCGCGACAGCGCTGGCGCGACTCGTGCGCGCTCTCGCGTGACCCAAAAACCCAATCCTCGCGCGGCCCCGGGCAGCGATCCCATGGCCAACCTCGCACCAAGAGCCCAACACGATCCCCACGAACCGCCCCGGCCCCCTCCTGCCGTAGCCGTAGCCGTAGCCGTAGCCGTAGCCGTAGCCGTAGCCGTAGCCGTAGCCGTAGCCGTAGCCGTAGCCGTAGCCGTAGCCCTCGTGCGCGTGGGCCAGTGGTCGCAGCGGGTTTGGTTGCGTCGACCGCTCGCCGTTCCTGGGTTCAGCCGTGCTTGAAACCAACGAAGGTCACAGTCGCGCGTCCGATCCGCAGATCCGCGCTCAGTGGCAGGCGCGGGTCATGCGCGAGGCGCGGTTCGCGGACGTGTGGCGGTACGTGTCTCTCGACGAGGTCGTCCGTGACTGGTCGTGGATCCGTCGGCACCTCGGACGCTCGCGCGCGTTCTGGGACTTCCTCCTCGAAGGGTGGCGGGCACGTGGACTTCTCGCATCGTAGCAAGCTGACGGCGCTGCAGCGCGACCTGCTCGTCGCGTTCTTCGAGCGACAGGAGGGGTTCTTCCTCACCGGGGGCGCGGCACTGTCTGGCTTCTACCTCGGCCACCGCACGACCGAGGATCTCGATCTGTTCGCTCCGCCGGGCGCGTCGCTCGATGACGCGGCCAGGGCGCTCTCCACGGCGGCCATTTCGCTCGGCGGCACGACGGAGCCCGTGAAGACATTCCCGGAGTTTCGCAGGCTCCTCGCGCGCCGGGGCGAGGAGTCCTGCATGGTCGACCTCGTGGTCGATCGCGCGCCGATGCTCGACGTGGACAAGCCAACGCGTGCGGTGGGCGACAGCGAAAAAGGTGACCAACAGAGCGACCGCCAATCCCCAGCTTTCAACTTCGCTGGGCCTCGTTCCTGGCGTTCCTACCTTCCTGCTCCGTAGGGCGCTTCCGGCACAGGCCTACCATGTCGCACGAGCCGCACGCGTGCTTCTCCCACGTGGGCAAGCGTGGCAGGTCGTTCGCGCGCAGCGCCTCTCCCGCGGCTCGGATCTTGTCGCGGACGCCGGTCAGGAGCGGGGCGTTCACCGGCTCGCGCGTCGTCTTCCCCTTCTCGTCGAGGTTGAGCACCTCGATGAGGTCGGCGCTCTTGCCAGTCAGCTCCTGATACCCGACTGCGTACACGTGCAACTGGTCGCGGGTCACGTCCTCGGCTTGAGCGCGCTCGCTGGACTTGAAGTCCACGATCGCCGTCTCGCCCGTGTCGAGGCGGCGAATGAGGTCGATGCGCCCGTCGACGGTGATGCCCGGCGCAATGTGAACCTGGATGGGCTTCTCTGAGAACTCGGTGTTGGCGAGCTCGTCGCCGTGCGCGTCCAGGTACCGCTCGATCGCCTTCACGCCCGACTTCTTCAGCTGCTCGCGCAGCGCTTCCGTACGCGAACGGCGCGTTCAGGTGGCGCTCGAGCAGCGGGCCGGCCGAGTCCTTCGTGACGAAGTCGCCTTCGAGCGCACGCTTGTGGATCTCGGACAGCGCGTCGTGCAGGGCCTTGCCGTAGCCGAGCGCCTCGTGGATGGGCGCGTTGAACCCGTAGAGGAACCTCAGCTTGAACTGGTAGTGGCACTCGAACAGGTACTTCAACTCGGAGAATGACAGCGAGACCCGTGGCGTCTCCTGCTTGGGCTGCGGCGGGAGCCGAGCCTCACCGATGGCCACCTGGACTGTCGACACCCACTGCTGCTTCGCGATGTGGTCGAAGAACTCGGAGCGCGACCGCTGCTGTTGATTGTCCGCGATCGGGGCGTACGTGACGTACAGGTACTTCTGCGCGCGAGTGACTGCCACGTAGAGCAGGCGCGTCTCGTCCTCCACCGTGCCGCGGTAGCGCTCCGGGTTGACCAGCGCGACCTCCGGAATGACGTGGTGGAGCTGCACGCCGCCCATCGGGCGCGACGGGAACCGGTTCTTGCGCATCGCGGGCAGGAACACGGCGGGCCACTGGAGGCCCTTGGACTGGTGGACCGTCGCGATGGTCACGGCGTCCGGCGCCGCGTAGCCGGCATCGGAATCTGCGTCCGCATAGTAGTCGGGGGCTTGATGCTCGAGCCACTGGGCGAACCCCTCATACTTGGCCTTTGGCGTCGTCGTGAAGTGGATCTGCTCGTAGTCCGAGATGGCCTGGCTGAACTTGCCGAGCTGGTAGAAGACCAGCTCGCGTCGGCTCGGGTCGCCCGGCAGGGTGTCCTCGCGCAAGTCGAGCGCCTCGAGGAAGTCGAGGTAGAGGCGCTGGATGTTGTAGACCGCGTGCCGCTTCTTCGCGTCGAAGTCGCGCCCGCCCTCGAGGACCTTCATGGCCTTCAACCAGTCAGCCTCGGACGGCACCAACGAGGCCGCGTCCCAAAGCGCCCGCAGCTGCGCGGCGTCGATGGCCCGAACCACGAACCGGAAGACGCCGACGACCGCTACGATCTCCGGACTGTCGAAGAGCCGGTTGAGGCCCTTCACGACGAACGGGATGTTGCGGCGCCGCAGCTCCAAGACGAGCGGCTCGGAGTCCCGCGCGACGGAGCGGTAGAGCACCGCGCAGTCCGACCACGACAGGCCGCGCGGCGTCGCGTCGGGGCCGTCGTTGAATGGCACGCCGCGAAGGTGCTGGATGCGGTCGGCGATCCACCTCGCTTCGTCGGCGGGGTCGCCGAGCTCCACCGCGAGCAGGTCCCCCCGCTGCCAGGTTTGGTGTCCCGCCGCGACCATCGCCTTCGGCAGCCGTTGCTGAGCGGGAATGCGCTGGGCGATGGACTTGCCGAGCTCGACGACGCCCTTGCTCGATCGGAAGTTGTCGTCGAGGGTGACCTGCGCGACGGCCTCGTAGCGTTCGGCGAACCGGACGATGTTGGAGACCTGGCTCCCTCGCCACTGGTAAATGGTCTGGTCGTCGTCGCCTACGACGCAGAGGTTCGCGCCGAACCGCACGAGGCCGCGGACAAGGCGCTCCTGCAGGGCGTTCACGTCCTGGTATTCGTCGACGACGAGGTAGCGAATGTCGTCCCGTGCGTGGTCCTGGACGTGATCGAAGTCGTCGTCCTCCAGGGGGTCGCCCTCGAGGTATCGAACGGCGGCGCCGATGATCTCCGTGTAGTCGAACATCGCCCGCTCTTGAAGGAGCGCCAGGTACAACTCCGATGACGCGACGACGTCGGGCGGGACGGCCTTGAGGTCGACGTCGTCCTCTCGCAGGACGCTGACGACCTGCAAGTAGAGCCGAGAGTTCAGGTAGCGCCTGAGCACCCCTTGCTTGGCCGTCGTCGGGCACCGGCTCAGGCCGGACTTGGCGCTGTAGCGATCGACAAGCAGACGCGACGTGACGTCGGTCAAGACGGAGAACTTGAACTTCTCCGGCACGAGCCGCTGCAGCAGGTCCAGGCAGTAGCCGTGCATGGTGC
This genomic stretch from Myxococcales bacterium harbors:
- a CDS encoding four helix bundle protein gives rise to the protein MTQKPNPRAATLPHHRLIAYGVSVELLLAVKAANIRDAKLRDEAVRAAKGTCLNCAEAAGRVSRADKARVFAIARGEAVEAIAAVEIAAHAGDTTSAAAEQCVLIGERLLALLTALTR
- a CDS encoding nucleotidyl transferase AbiEii/AbiGii toxin family protein; its protein translation is MDFSHRSKLTALQRDLLVAFFERQEGFFLTGGAALSGFYLGHRTTEDLDLFAPPGASLDDAARALSTAAISLGGTTEPVKTFPEFRRLLARRGEESCMVDLVVDRAPMLDVDKPTRAVGDSEKGDQQSDRQSPAFNFAGPRSWRSYLPAP